The following coding sequences are from one Corticium candelabrum chromosome 20, ooCorCand1.1, whole genome shotgun sequence window:
- the LOC134195564 gene encoding elongin-A-like isoform X1, protein MLKCYYMFGVFTDMDDGKKVSRLQRKLEQAIEGRLSASKALRYLNDLCDIRMTVYLLQGTGVGKTVNRLSRLDGQLAQTAKSLVRQWRKLVKEGDDSQTLAKFQQETNTSNSKDCRQSKLKRQRVESTCNDINLSVSSIPGKDNDNASSFCHKKKRIEVGTVDEPVPIYTPNPGTIRGSRSEETSIYQRKRTAAVADVNFMIGSSRRSLSLVYSGRKRKGATVVPSLFQLSMQVLTDNIDALDEVGGVPYSILKPVLLKCSPSQLFHLEERNPHFLVDCDDLWKSHCQRDFKNCEHGQGQTWRELYLMRHTEREEKLKSITQKIGKNMETYHKEQKDKQVKLAKASSLKTRRCEHSGLHVGTSRMSFGHTRNTSKAHPMMTKVRKMVSTQRMKGWRPC, encoded by the exons ATGCTGAAATGCTATTACATGTTTGGAGTCTTtacagacatggacgacgGTAAGAAAGTCTCTAGACTGCAGAGAAAACTCGAGCAAGCCATAGAAGGTCGCTTAAGT GCATCTAAAGCTTTACGATATCTTAACGATCTGTGTGATATTCGTATGACTGTCTACCTATTACAG GGGACAGGAGTGGGAAAGACAGTCAATAGGCTTAGTCGTTTAGATGGACAATTAGCTCAGACCGCAAAATCTTTGGTACGACAGTGGAGAAAGCTGGTAAAAGAAGGTGATGACAGTCAAACTTTGGCCAAGTTTcagcaagaaacaaacacatcaaataGTAAAGATTGCAGGCAAAGTAAACTCAAGAGACAAAGGGTTGAAAGTACCTGTAATGACATCAACTTGAGTGTATCCAGCATACCAGGAAAAGATAATGATAATGCTTCATCTTTTTGCCATAAAAAGAAAAGAATTGAAGTTGGCACTGTTGATGAACCTGTTCCTATTTATACACCAAATCCTGGAACAATTAGAGGTTCAAGAAGTGAAGAAACAAGTATATATCAGAGGAAAAGAACAG CGGCTGTGGCTGATGTCAACTTCATGATTGGGTCATCACGCAGGTCTCTTTCTCTTGTTTATTCTGGGAGGAAGAGGAAAGGAGCAACAG TTGTTCCTTCTCTATTCCAATTGTCAATGCAAGTTTTGACGGATAACATTGATG CGCTTGATGAAGTTGGTGGAGTTCCGTACAGCATTTTAAAGCCAGTCTTGTTGAA ATGCTCACCTTCTCAACTGTTTCATTTGGAAGAACGCAATCCG CATTTTTTAGTTGATTGTGATGATTTGTGGAAAAGTCACTGCCAACGGGACTTTAAAAACTGTGAGCATGGTCAGGGGCAAACGTGGCGAGAACTGTATTTG ATGCGACACACTGAACGCGAGGAGAAACTTAAATCGATTACGCAGAAAATTGGAAAGAATATGGAAACTTACCACAAAGAACAGAAAG ATAAGCAAGTCAAACTGGCGAAGGCGTCTTCCCTAAAGACGAGGAGATGTGAACATAGTGGGTTACACGTGGGCACCAGTAGAATGTCTTTTGGACATACAAGAAACACATCGAAAG CTCACCCGATGATGACCAAGGTAAGGAAGATGGTCTCTACCCAGAGGATGAAAGGATGGCGTCCATGCTAA
- the LOC134195564 gene encoding elongin-A-like isoform X2, protein MTVYLLQGTGVGKTVNRLSRLDGQLAQTAKSLVRQWRKLVKEGDDSQTLAKFQQETNTSNSKDCRQSKLKRQRVESTCNDINLSVSSIPGKDNDNASSFCHKKKRIEVGTVDEPVPIYTPNPGTIRGSRSEETSIYQRKRTAAVADVNFMIGSSRRSLSLVYSGRKRKGATVVPSLFQLSMQVLTDNIDALDEVGGVPYSILKPVLLKCSPSQLFHLEERNPHFLVDCDDLWKSHCQRDFKNCEHGQGQTWRELYLMRHTEREEKLKSITQKIGKNMETYHKEQKDKQVKLAKASSLKTRRCEHSGLHVGTSRMSFGHTRNTSKAHPMMTKVRKMVSTQRMKGWRPC, encoded by the exons ATGACTGTCTACCTATTACAG GGGACAGGAGTGGGAAAGACAGTCAATAGGCTTAGTCGTTTAGATGGACAATTAGCTCAGACCGCAAAATCTTTGGTACGACAGTGGAGAAAGCTGGTAAAAGAAGGTGATGACAGTCAAACTTTGGCCAAGTTTcagcaagaaacaaacacatcaaataGTAAAGATTGCAGGCAAAGTAAACTCAAGAGACAAAGGGTTGAAAGTACCTGTAATGACATCAACTTGAGTGTATCCAGCATACCAGGAAAAGATAATGATAATGCTTCATCTTTTTGCCATAAAAAGAAAAGAATTGAAGTTGGCACTGTTGATGAACCTGTTCCTATTTATACACCAAATCCTGGAACAATTAGAGGTTCAAGAAGTGAAGAAACAAGTATATATCAGAGGAAAAGAACAG CGGCTGTGGCTGATGTCAACTTCATGATTGGGTCATCACGCAGGTCTCTTTCTCTTGTTTATTCTGGGAGGAAGAGGAAAGGAGCAACAG TTGTTCCTTCTCTATTCCAATTGTCAATGCAAGTTTTGACGGATAACATTGATG CGCTTGATGAAGTTGGTGGAGTTCCGTACAGCATTTTAAAGCCAGTCTTGTTGAA ATGCTCACCTTCTCAACTGTTTCATTTGGAAGAACGCAATCCG CATTTTTTAGTTGATTGTGATGATTTGTGGAAAAGTCACTGCCAACGGGACTTTAAAAACTGTGAGCATGGTCAGGGGCAAACGTGGCGAGAACTGTATTTG ATGCGACACACTGAACGCGAGGAGAAACTTAAATCGATTACGCAGAAAATTGGAAAGAATATGGAAACTTACCACAAAGAACAGAAAG ATAAGCAAGTCAAACTGGCGAAGGCGTCTTCCCTAAAGACGAGGAGATGTGAACATAGTGGGTTACACGTGGGCACCAGTAGAATGTCTTTTGGACATACAAGAAACACATCGAAAG CTCACCCGATGATGACCAAGGTAAGGAAGATGGTCTCTACCCAGAGGATGAAAGGATGGCGTCCATGCTAA
- the LOC134195894 gene encoding dual specificity protein kinase CLK2-like: MSGAEILTQRAPLKQNGPSSTSVSDLTATQHSNGANGHLCDQSNAATALSSSNSSSNRVVVHLVQNGSTSHSTGQSHVASGSTYKQNGYNTSTTSVLATYGQKTKEVSRRHHVRDDEDGHLIYRAGDRVDRYEIKSTLGEGTFGKVVECVDRKTNKRMALKIIKNIEKYRDAAKIEVRVLDKLQQKDPCGENLCVQLRDRFDYYGHMCLVFDMLGLSVFDFLKDNSYRPYPLHQVQHISHQLIKAVAFLHRYRLTHTDLKPENILFVDSGSETTHDPVKKQDVRVVKNSEIRLIDFGSATFDDEHHSTVVSTRHYRAPEVILELGWSHPCDMWSIGCIMYELYTGNTLFQTHDNLEHLAMMNAILGLMPLRMRRATKKTKYFRKDELDWDERSSSGRYVKQHCKKLKKYCKGTERAHVELFDLIGKLLDFEPAKRMIAAEALQHPFFHVHIPPSLL, from the exons ATGTCTGGAGCGGAAATTCTTACCCAGAGAGCCCCTCTGAAACAGAATGGTCCCAGTAGCACGTCAGTTTCTGATCTGACTGCCACGCAACATTCAAACGGCGCCAACGGACACTTGTGCGATCAATCCAACGCCGCCACTGCTCTTAGCTCTTCTAATTCTTCTTCTAACCGTGTGGTCGTCCACCTCGTACAGAACGGTTCTACTTCTCATTCTACTGGGCAAAGTCACGTCGCTTCCGGTTCAACGTACAAACAGAATGGATACAACACTTCCACCACCTCCGTGTTGGCTACGTACGGCCAGAAGACCAAAGAGGTGTCGAGACGCCACCACGTTCGTGACGATGAGGACGGTCATCTTATCTACCGTGCTGGAGATCGAGTTGATCGAT ACGAAATCAAGTCAACGTTGGGTGAGGGAACCTTTGGCAAAGTCGTGGAATGTGTTGATCG AAAAACCAACAAACGGATGGCTCTAAAGATTATCAAAAACATCGAGAAATACAG agatgCGGCCAAAATTGAAGTGCGAGTATTGGACAAACTTCAGCAGAAAGATCCATGCGGAGAGAA CTTATGTGTGCAACTACGGGATCGGTTTGACTATTATGGCCATATGTGTTTGGTCTTTGACATGTTGGGACTAAGTGTTTTTGACTTCTTG AAAGACAACAGTTATCGGCCATATCCTCTCCATCAAGTACAACACATTTCTCATCAACTCATCAAGGCAGTTGCAT TCTTGCACAGATATAGGCTCACGCACACTGACTTGAAACCGGAGAATATTCTCTTTGTTGATTCTGGAAGTGAAACAACACATGATCCTGTAAAG AAACAAGATGTTCGAGTAGTGAAGAATTCAGAGATTAGACTTATTGACTTTGGTTCAGCAACATTTGATGATGAGCATCATAGTACAGTGGTATCAACTCGACATTATAGAGCACCAGAAGTCATTCTTG AATTGGGTTGGTCTCATCCATGTGACATGTGGAGTATTGGTTGTATTATGTATGAACTTTACACAGGGAATACTCTATTTCAG ACTCATGATAATCTTGAACATCTGGCAATGATGAATGCTATTCTGGGACTAATGCCATTGCGAATGCGCAGGGCAACGaa GAAGACTAAGTATTTCCGTAAAGACGAGTTAGACTGGGATGAACGCAGTTCTTCTGGAAGATATGTCAAACAGCATTGTAAGAAACTGAAG aAATACTGCAAAGGTACAgaacgtgcacatgtagaacTGTTTGATTTAATTGGAAAATTGCTGGACTTTGAACCAGCTAAAAGAATGATTGCTGCTGAGGCATTACAACATCCATTCTTTCATGTTCACATTCCTCCGTCGTTATTGTAG